Proteins encoded within one genomic window of Flavobacterium gilvum:
- the dgt gene encoding dGTP triphosphohydrolase produces MNWEQLLSLKRQGDTGKRLRIEQDETRLGFEVDYDRIIFSSAFRSLQDKTQVIPLSKTDFVHTRLTHSLEVSVVGRSLGRLVGKKILEKYPYLQEVHGYQMNDFGAIVAAASLAHDIGNPPFGHSGEKAIGEYFSIGNGLKYKELLSAKEWQDLVDFEGNANGFSVLNSSRPGVEGGIRLSYATLGAFMKYPKESLPKKPTKNIADKKYGFFQTDKNFFKEVASDMGMIANKKGDDIGFERHPLAYLVEAADDICYTIIDFEDGINLGLVSEDFALEYLIKLVKDSIDTSKYKTLETKEDRISYLRALAIGSLINDAVKVFVENEEAILKGEFPFALTDKSKYKAQMDDIIKISVKNIYQSREVVEKELVGYQIIQTLLDKFVTAYNNKFDGKMSNYDNLVLKMLPEKHHLEKENLYERLLHICHFVSMLTDGNALLIYRTITAAKN; encoded by the coding sequence ATGAACTGGGAACAATTATTATCACTAAAAAGACAAGGAGATACAGGTAAACGATTGAGAATCGAACAGGATGAAACTCGTTTGGGATTTGAAGTCGATTATGACCGAATCATTTTCTCCTCGGCTTTCAGAAGTTTGCAAGACAAAACACAAGTGATTCCGCTTTCCAAAACCGATTTTGTGCACACGAGATTGACGCACAGTCTCGAGGTTTCGGTAGTGGGACGTTCTCTAGGAAGATTAGTCGGGAAAAAAATACTGGAAAAATATCCTTATTTACAGGAAGTGCACGGTTACCAAATGAATGATTTTGGAGCTATTGTTGCTGCCGCATCTTTGGCGCACGACATTGGTAATCCGCCTTTTGGACATTCTGGGGAAAAAGCCATTGGGGAATATTTTTCGATTGGAAATGGATTGAAGTATAAAGAACTTTTGTCGGCCAAAGAATGGCAGGATTTGGTTGATTTTGAAGGAAATGCCAATGGTTTTTCGGTATTGAACAGTTCGCGTCCTGGTGTTGAAGGAGGAATCAGACTTTCCTACGCAACTCTTGGTGCCTTCATGAAATACCCGAAAGAGAGTTTGCCAAAAAAACCAACCAAAAACATAGCCGATAAAAAGTATGGTTTTTTTCAAACTGACAAAAATTTCTTTAAGGAGGTAGCTTCGGATATGGGAATGATAGCCAATAAAAAAGGAGATGACATTGGCTTTGAGCGACATCCGCTTGCTTATCTTGTTGAAGCTGCCGATGATATTTGTTATACGATAATTGACTTTGAAGACGGAATCAATTTGGGATTGGTTTCTGAGGATTTTGCCTTGGAATATTTAATCAAATTAGTAAAAGACAGTATCGATACTTCGAAATACAAAACATTAGAAACCAAAGAAGACCGAATTAGTTATTTAAGGGCGCTGGCTATCGGAAGTTTGATAAATGATGCCGTAAAGGTTTTTGTAGAAAATGAAGAGGCAATTCTGAAAGGAGAATTTCCTTTTGCCCTAACAGATAAAAGTAAGTACAAAGCCCAAATGGACGATATCATAAAGATTAGCGTAAAGAATATTTACCAAAGTCGCGAAGTGGTCGAAAAGGAATTGGTTGGTTACCAGATTATACAAACGTTATTGGATAAATTTGTAACGGCATACAACAATAAATTTGATGGTAAGATGTCCAATTATGATAATCTCGTGCTGAAAATGCTACCCGAAAAGCATCATTTGGAAAAAGAAAATCTCTATGAAAGACTGCTTCATATTTGTCACTTCGTTTCTATGCTGACTGATGGAAATGCTTTATTGATTTACAGAACTATTACAGCGGCAAAGAATTAG
- a CDS encoding DUF3078 domain-containing protein, whose amino-acid sequence MDSLNKLIAIIFLLFSLNGFAQIRIITSKTDNINANKIDQALTTIITSKPDTISYWSSKSVVGLDVSEMAFVNWSAGGTSAISGLVRGQFKWDYKDDNQVWATELICRYGMNKQEGIEVRKTEDVLRLNSTYGYRTNPTSNWYHSGKLNFNTQFTDGYKYPNTTDPISRPFAPAYVFLGVGSEYINKPEKLNAYLSPLTLKSTMVLDQKLANAGAYGVQKAVYDASGNLISKGKKSKTELGILATSYLEREIINNVILKNRLTLYTDYLHNFGNIDVDWQLYADLKVNDYIKSNIGLNLVYDEDIDVIKEENGVKINEGSKVQLKQILGIGFEYVF is encoded by the coding sequence ATGGATTCTTTAAACAAACTAATTGCAATTATCTTTTTACTATTTTCCTTGAATGGTTTCGCACAAATCAGAATAATAACCAGCAAAACAGATAACATAAATGCAAACAAAATTGACCAGGCGCTTACAACCATCATAACTTCAAAACCAGACACTATTTCGTATTGGTCAAGCAAAAGTGTAGTTGGACTCGATGTTTCAGAAATGGCCTTTGTAAATTGGAGCGCAGGGGGAACCAGCGCAATATCGGGATTGGTACGCGGACAGTTTAAATGGGATTACAAAGACGACAACCAAGTTTGGGCGACCGAGCTTATTTGTCGTTATGGTATGAACAAACAGGAAGGGATTGAAGTTCGAAAAACAGAGGACGTTTTAAGACTAAACTCTACCTATGGCTATAGAACAAACCCTACGTCCAATTGGTATCATTCGGGCAAATTAAACTTCAATACGCAATTCACAGACGGTTATAAATATCCTAATACCACAGACCCAATTTCAAGACCCTTTGCGCCGGCATACGTCTTCCTGGGAGTTGGTTCGGAATATATCAATAAGCCCGAAAAACTCAACGCTTACCTGTCGCCATTAACATTAAAAAGCACAATGGTACTTGATCAAAAATTGGCAAATGCGGGTGCTTATGGTGTACAAAAAGCAGTTTATGACGCAAGCGGAAATTTGATTTCCAAAGGGAAAAAGTCAAAAACCGAGCTAGGAATCTTAGCAACTTCTTATTTGGAAAGAGAAATCATCAACAACGTTATCTTAAAAAACCGTCTGACTTTGTACACAGATTATCTTCATAACTTTGGGAATATTGATGTTGACTGGCAATTATATGCCGATTTAAAAGTAAACGATTACATCAAATCAAACATTGGCCTGAATTTGGTTTACGACGAAGATATCGATGTTATCAAGGAAGAAAATGGTGTAAAAATTAACGAAGGTTCCAAAGTTCAGTTAAAACAAATTTTAGGCATCGGGTTTGAATATGTTTTTTAA